The proteins below come from a single Magallana gigas chromosome 10, xbMagGiga1.1, whole genome shotgun sequence genomic window:
- the LOC105328386 gene encoding testis-expressed protein 10 homolog, with protein MPKSKKKKNQDFQKVKLKVGRKLQKADNVTNASFKTRSVQVVQHIKTGTGSEPTTRRNLNIVDLLNQCQHYSTSVRLDAVNGLKELLSAFPEILEQRLSQVIDRISQLMVDKDPAIRSALIKLFKLIAPLVDIYKMRPFFPVVSAHVCCAMTHIYEDIQSDSLQILDIFLEHYPSLIVDRSSQIIPNFIEQISHQNNSKKSSAGNRSLSIKPDGKIQAHKWRSQVLSRLSKLLSTLVESSGPLAYESKLEGRDQALKVMWQEEEEVSCTPIPTQFKKTWTSPGYRVVTMKNVLTKEIEERGYNLREPSGVLRLLETILPVLLECWVEATSSQHSHMDGHLLSLEACSLRHSVVKTIQILWHYSEQVIQVGWQSSLAHFLPDFQQHFLKFFPYAPHSENSLKNKKTRPDTEQCTVHSLNITVCDIMSFFLSTNQKTEYNSSLCLTITQYLLNYLQEESYDSSYTSPILQVIERLMASKCQNNEGVQQLLSVLVSRFTWIHDLSKEKKLLLQFFSRVVTENEEMFIREDTKRAFLELLPALFRSCVRNPVMSGQIMEVLRNLACRTTNTNSTEVSVFVYSVLEMDMADLICLDNKILRRVIELFYHVPTLREGDYRKLADLVRNNRLPIESCKYLLQVMQHRYNKYPLTIEEQGLYVQFLFRSAFDAVECPLHHVAVDRNLFNQMVAITETVANQLLMFPNTEQIVELLCCFLRRTMEKNTEVAESIYLITSFLTIGIRMKTWIYPISIPFTEDIFKLLWNFLLVITNNDKRSSINTLILEDITDRCRSFIFGGETVMQMFLREILQELKECDNREQVHSVQQAAILILEHSLPWPDLSQTIESQTVFDDLEKINGVAGQTGWKKLKTLFREMNKDC; from the exons ATGCCgaaatcaaagaaaaagaaaaaccaagACTTTCAAAAAGTGAAGCTGAAGGTGGGACGAAAGCTTCAAAAGGCGGATAATGTGACCAATGCTAGCTTTAAAACCAGGTCTGTCCAAGTGGTACAGCACATCAAAACAGGGACAGGGTCCGAGCCCACTACTCGAAGGAACCTTAACATTGTG GATTTGCTGAACCAGTGTCAACATTATAGTACATCTGTCCGACTGGATGCTGTCAATGGCCTAAAAGAGCTTTTGTCTGCTTTCCCTGAAATCCTGGAGCAGCGACTTTCTCAAGTCATAGATCGCATCTCTCAGTTAATGGTAGATAAGGACCCAGCCATCAGATCTGCAttaatcaaactttttaaacttaTCGCTCCTTTAGTGGACATTTACAAAATGCGACCATTTTTTCCTGTTGTTAGTGCACATGTGTGCTGTGCAATGACTCACATTTATGAAGACATTCAAAGTGATTCCTTACAAATTCTAGACATTTTCTTGGAACATTATCCATCTCTTATTGTGGACAGATCAAGTCAAATCATTCCAAATTTTATTGAACAAATTTCACACCAAAATAATAGTAAAAAGTCCAGTGCTGGAAATAGATCCCTCAGTATTAAACCAGATGGAAAGATCCAGGCTCATAAGTGGAGGAGCCAAGTTCTCTCCAGACTAAGCAAGCTACTGTCAACATTGGTAGAGAGTTCAGGACCTCTGGCGTATGAGTCAAAACTAGAAGGAAGAGATCAAGCACTGAAGGTGATGTGGCAAGAGGAAGAAGAGGTCTCTTGTACTCCCATTCCGACACAATTCAAGAAAACATGGACTTCCCCAGGATATAGAGTCGT CACAATGAAAAATGTCCTGACGAAGGAGATAGAAGAGAGAGGCTATAATCTGAGGGAACCGAGCGGTGTGCTTCGCCTACTGGAGACAATACTCCCTGTGCTACTAGAGTGCTGGGTAGAGGCAACATCATCACAACACAGCCATATGGATG GGCATCTGTTGTCTTTAGAAGCCTGTTCACTGCGACACAGTGTGGTGAAAACAATCCAAATATTGTGGCATTACTCAGAACAAGTCATACAG gtGGGTTGGCAAAGCAGCCTTGCTCATTTCTTGCCTGATTTCCAGCAACATTTCTTGAAGTTCTTTCCCTATGCTCCTCATTCTGAAAACAGTCTAAAAAACAAGAAGACAAGGCCAGATACAGAACAG tgCACTGTCCATTCTTTGAACATCACTGTCTGTGACATCATGTCGTTCTTCTTGTCAACCAATCAAAAGACAGAATACAACAGTAGTCTATGTCTCACCATTACACAGTACCTGCTGAACTACTTACAAGAGGAGAGTTATGATTCATCATATACCTCACCAATCCTACAGGTCATAGAAAGGCTCATGGCCAGCAAATGCCAGAACAACG AAGGTGTCCAGCAGCTATTGTCTGTGCTTGTGTCTCGCTTCACATGGATTCATGACCTGTCTAAGGAGAAAAAACTGCTGTTACAATTCTTCTCCCGGGTTGTTACAGAAAATGAGGAAATGTTCATCAG AGAGGATACAAAGCGTGCCTTCTTGGAATTGTTGCCTGCATTGTTCAGATCCTGTGTGAGGAATCCAGTGATGTCTGGTCAAATCATGGAGGTTCTAAGGAACCTCGCCTGTAGAACAACCAATACAAACAGCACAGAAGTTTCTGTGTTTGTTTATTCTGTGTTAG AGATGGATATGGCTGATCTCATTTGCTTGGATAACAAAATCTTAAGGAGGGTAATAGAACTGTTCTACCATGTTCCGACACTAAGGGAGGGAGATTACAGAAAACTTGCGGACCTGGTACGAAACAATCGGCTACCTATAGAGTCCTGCAAGTACCTACTACAGGTGATGCAACACAG ATACAACAAGTATCCTTTGACCATAGAAGAGCAGGGATTGTATGTACAGTTTTTGTTCAGATCTGCATTTG ATGCTGTTGAATGCCCCTTACATCATGTAGCAGTAGATAGGAATTTATTCAATCAAATGGTGGCcattacagag ACAGTGGCAAACCAATTGCTGATGTTTCCAAACACAGAACAGATAGTAGAGCTCTTGTGCTGTTTCCTTAGGAGAACAAtg GAAAAGAATACTGAAGTGGCAGAGTCAATTTACCTTATAACAAGCTTTTTAACAATTGGAATAAGAATGAAGACGTGGATTTACCCAATCAGCATCCCTTTTACAGAAGACATATTTAAGTTGTTATGGAATTTTTTACTGGTTATTACTAACAATGATAAAAGATCATCTATAAATACCCTTATTTTGGAGGATATAACTGACAGATGTAGATCATTTATCTTTGGAGGGGAGACAGTTATGCAGATGTTCTTGAGGGAAATATTACAGGAACTTAAAG AATGTGATAATAGAGAGCAAGTTCACTCAGTGCAGCAAGCAGCCATCTTGATTTTAGAACACAGTCTTCCTTGGCCTGATCTCTCCCAAACCATTGAAAGTCAAACAGTGTTTGATGATTTAGAG AAAATAAATGGTGTTGCCGGACAAACAGGATGgaagaaattgaaaacattgtTTAGAGAAATGAATAAAGAttgttaa